A single genomic interval of Helianthus annuus cultivar XRQ/B chromosome 6, HanXRQr2.0-SUNRISE, whole genome shotgun sequence harbors:
- the LOC110866022 gene encoding ferredoxin-thioredoxin reductase, variable chain, chloroplastic-like → MRSHFHLSLISSCPNPTVTVLIHHHPIGNSTSPPSTQRHRIQRRFDRRSNQISSAKSVASNSTTIADNPIVASTSEEDEIQAKVGARVRVTVPLKVYHVPKVPEVDLNGPL, encoded by the exons ATGAG ATCTCACTTTCACCTTTCACTCATATCCTCTTGCCCTAATCCTACTGTCACCGTCTTAATCCACCACCACCCAATCGGAAACTCAACCTCTCCCCCGTCAACTCAGCGGCACCGGATTCAACGGAGATTTGATCGGAGATCGAATCAGATTTCTTCGGCCAAATCAGTGGCATCGAATTCAACGACGATTGCTGACAATCCAATTGTTGCATCTACATCTGAAGAGGATGAAATTCAGGCGAAAGTTGGAGCTAGGGTTAGGGTTACAGTGCCGTTGAAGGTTTATCATGTGCCGAAAGTGCCGGAAGTTGATTTGAACGGACCACTCTGA
- the LOC110864240 gene encoding uncharacterized protein LOC110864240 yields the protein MGGSRRKYKRSRTNKVRVGLPKKNPNVFKPAFSIPPKFRSIVDLSKIKWDDQGSVLENYKSFGVVSNPNLLGVRNRTSKIIESESLQLPIPKLDGPIDEFEPTDSGSELEEDDVKSALGKKRVDGKNAPLQPLTTMQRFHIGALVEKYGDDYQSMFMDTKLNKMQHSVATLEKLCKRYHMYKDKNPMLVPL from the exons ATGGGAGGGTCAAGAAGGAAGTACAAGAGATCCAGAACGAACAAGGTCCGTGTCGGATTACCCAAGAAGAACCCTAACGTTTTCAAACCTGCCTTCTCTATCCCACCCAAGTTCCGATCCATTGTCGATCTCTCTAAAATCAAATGGGACGACCAAGGCAGTGTTCTCGAAAACTACAAGTCATTCGGTGTTGTTTCTAACCCTAACTTGCTCGGTGTTCGTAATCGCACTTCCAAAATCATCGAGAGCGAGTCCCTTCAGCTACCTATTCCCAAATTAGATGGCCCCATCGATGAATTTGAGCCTACTGATTCCGGCAGCGAACTCGAAGAAGATG ATGTAAAATCAGCACTTGGGAAAAAGCGGGTAGACGGTAAAAATGCTCCTCTGCAACCATTAACAACTATGCAACGCTTTCATATTGGAGCATTGGTAGAGAAATACGGTGATGATTATCAG AGCATGTTCATGGATACAAAACTCAACAAGATGCAGCACTCAGTTGCAACTCTTGAGAAGCTGTGCAAGAGATATCACATGTATAAAGATAAGAATCCAATGCTTGTGCCCCTTTGA
- the LOC110864242 gene encoding 40S ribosomal protein S14-3: protein MSKRKVREPKEDNVTLGPATREGELVFGVAHIFASFNDTFIHVTDLSGRETMVRITGGMKVKADRDESSPYAAMLAAQDVSTRCKELGINALHIKLRATGGNKTKTPGPGAQSALRALARSGMKIGRIEDVTPIPTDSTRRKSGRRGRRL from the exons ATG TCGAAGAGAAAGGTTAGAGAGCCAAAGGAAGACAATGTCACTCTCGGTCCTGCTACCCGTGAAGGAGAGCTTGTATTTGGGGTTGCACATATCTTTGCCTCATTCAATGATACCTTCATT CATGTGACTGATCTCTCTGGGAGAGAAACCATGGTTCGGATTactg gTGGAATGAAGGTAAAGGCTGATAGAGATGAGTCGTCTCCATATGCAGCTATGCTTGCTGCACAAGATGTTTCAACAAGATGCAAG GAGCTTGGAATCAATGCCCTCCACATAAAACTACGGGCAACTGGAGGTAACAAGACAAAGACACCCGGTCCAGGTGCACAGTCTGCCCTCAGAGCTCTTGCCCGTTCTGGCATGAAGATTGGTCGCATTG AGGACGTGACACCAATTCCAACAGATAGCACTCGTCGAAAGAGTGGGAGAAGAGGAAGGAGGCTGTGA